In Calliopsis andreniformis isolate RMS-2024a chromosome 8, iyCalAndr_principal, whole genome shotgun sequence, one DNA window encodes the following:
- the Alix gene encoding programmed cell death 6-interacting protein-like protein AliX isoform X2: MAELIAVPLKKPSDVDVIKPLTNVIKSTYNSADNQKDYTEAIADFSKLRNNALWRAFEKYESSLEVIYSYYDQLCALESKIPAHELQIPFKWKDAFDRTIFGGKLSLTISTLGYEKVCVLFNIAALQSSVAATQSLESDEGLKLAAKLFQQSAGIFHYLKGNVMMAIQQEITPDISPETLGALSSLMLAQAQEIFVHKAIHDAMKEGIVAKLAAQAEELYADALKLFQKEIFRAFWDKEWVPLIAGKQAGYRAMAEFYQSLVCKNNKLIGEEIARLEHAVELFKAAQQRSNKPNLFQEYANRAQRNLTEVKKDNDFIYHERIPDVKSLEPIGKAPVAKLLPPPGTFSSNFKDLFADLLPVRLHQALSSFEVRRNEVVNAEISLLREMTQVLNSVLVSLNLPAAIEDTSGIDLPQSLLEKAQYVRDAGGIKALETAMQELPSLLQRNKELLDECERMLQEERESDEQLREQFKERWTRIPSTRLTEQFTINLRKYREIINNAVSADKIVREKFESNKDGMEILSLDEGDLINTVPTGSAVQESNAVAQLRKLMKDVETLKTERDAIENELKSVNNDVKETFLSALSEHGAVNESSLAMEHIGKFYGPLQAQVRATESRQEQLITEIQRYHTEFTNEQSGSGGSREAMLCKLAAAYDAFKELKGNLNEGAKFYNDLTQLLVVFQNKISDFCFARKTEKEELLKDLTTNLSHTGPAATPSIPSHHGTNSGQSQPGTTEQSGTSQLPYPTQFQGGMPVPYGACTTCPYPTYIPPPMPTTYNPYATMPYPAQGNYNPYQNMPPTPYGGYATLPRYGSNHPPPQGHNPF, translated from the exons ATGGCTGAGCTAATTGCAGTGCCACTGAAGAAACCGTCTGATGTAGATGTCATTAAACCGCTTACAAACGTAATTAAATCAACGTATAATAGTGCAGATAATCAAAAGGATTATACAGAGGCAATAGCTGATTTTAGTAAACTAAGAAACAATGCTTTGTGGAGAGCTTTCGAAAAATATGAAAGTTCTTTGGAGGTTATATACAG TTACTATGATCAGTTGTGTGCTTTGGAGTCCAAAATACCTGCTCATGAATTACAAATACCATTTAAATGGAAGGATGCATTTGATCGTACCATATTTGGAGGAAAACTTAGTTTAA CAATTAGTACATTAGGATATGAGAAAGTGTgtgtattattcaatattgcTGCTTTACAAAGTTCAGTTGCAGCAACTCAATCACTAGAAAGTGATGAAGGACTAAAGTTGGCTGCTAAATTATTCCAg CAATCTGCTGGTATTTTTCATTACCTTAAAGGAAATGTTATGATGGCTATTCAGCAAGAAATAACACCTGATATTAGTCCAGAAACATTAGGTGCATTATCATCTTTAATGTTGGCTCAAGCTCAGGAAATATTTGTACATAAAGCAATCCATGATGCTATGAAAGAGGGAATAGTTGCTAAGTTAGCTGCACAAGCAGAAGAACTATATGCAGATGCATTGAAGCTGTTTCAAAAGGAAATTTTCAGAGCATTTTGGGATAAAGAATGGGTTCCTTTG ATAGCAGGAAAGCAAGCTGGATATCGTGCAATGGCTGAATTTTATCAATCATTAGtatgtaaaaataataaactaatTGGAGAAGAAATTGCCAGACTAGAG CATGCTGTAGAGTTATTTAAAGCGGCGCAGCAACGTTCAAATAAACCTAATTTATTTCAAGAATACGCTAATAGAGCACAAAGGAATCTTACGGAAGTAAAAAaagataatgattttatttatcATGAAAGAATACCTGATGTAAAATCCTTGGAACCTATTGGAAAAGCTCCTGTTGCAAAATTATTACCGCCGCCTGGAACATTTAGTTCGAATTTTAAAG aTTTGTTTGCTGACTTATTACCTGTTAGATTACATCAGGCTTTATCCTCTTTTGAAGTTCGTCGTAATGAAGTAGTTAATGCAGAAATTTCATTACTACGTGAGATGACTCAAGTATTAAATAG tgtCTTAGTAAGTTTAAACCTACCAGCAGCTATTGAAGATACAAGTGGAATCGATTTACCTCAGTCTTTATTGGAAAAAGCTCAATATGTAAGAGATGCAGGTGGTATAAAAGCTTTGGAAACTGCTATGCAAGAATTGCCAAGTCTTTTACAACGAAATAAGGAACTTTTGGATGAG TGTGAGCGAATGCTACAAGAAGAACGTGAATCCGACGAACAATTAAGAGAACAATTCAAAGAGCGTTGGACAAGAATACCTAGTACTCGTTTAACAGAACAATTTACTATTAATTTGCGAAAGTATCgtgaaattattaataatgcTGTATCAGCTGATAAG ATTGTGCGTGAAAAATTCGAAAGTAATAAAGATGGTATGGAAATTTTAAGTTTGGATGAGGGTGATCTTATTAATACTGTTCCTACTGGGTCAGCAGTTCAAGAAAGTAATGCAGTTGCACAACTAAGGAAACTAATGAAAGAT gtTGAAACATTAAAAACAGAACGCGATGCTATAGAAAATGAACTCAAATCGGTTAATAACGATGTAAAAGAAACATTCCTGTCAGCTCTTTCAGAACATGGTGCAGTTAATGAATCGTCCTTAGCTATGGAACATATAGGGAAATTTTATGGACCTTTGCAAGCGCAAGTCAGAGCCACTGAATCTCGGCAAGAACAACTGATTACTGAAATTCAA AGGTATCATACTGAATTTACAAATGAACAATCTGGTAGTGGTGGTTCACGAGAAGCAATGTTATGTAAGCTGGCAGCTGCTTATGACGCTTTTAAAGAATTAAAAGGCAATCTAAACGAAGGAGCTAAATTCTATAATGATTTAACACAG TTACTGGTAGTTTTCCAAAATAAGATATCAGATTTTTGTTTTGCTCGGAAAACTGAGAAAGAAGAACTACTAAAAGATTTAACAACAAATTTGAGTCATACTGGTCCTGCTGCAACTCCCAGCATTCCATCTCACCATG GAACAAACTCAGGACAAAGTCAACCTGGAACAACAGAACAAAGTGGAACGTCGCAATTACCATACCCTACACAATTTCAAGGTGGAATGCCTGTACCATACGGAGCTTGCACAACATGTCCATATCCTACATACATTCCTCCTCCTATGCCTACAACATATAATCCATATGCAACAATGCCTTATCCCGCACAAG GGAATTATAATCCGTATCAAAATATGCCACCTACTCCTTATGGTGGATATGCTACTTTGCCACGATATGGTAGTAACCATCCTCCTCCTCAAGGGCATAATCCTTTTTAA
- the Alix gene encoding programmed cell death 6-interacting protein-like protein AliX isoform X1 — protein MAELIAVPLKKPSDVDVIKPLTNVIKSTYNSADNQKDYTEAIADFSKLRNNALWRAFEKYESSLEVIYSYYDQLCALESKIPAHELQIPFKWKDAFDRTIFGGKLSLTISTLGYEKVCVLFNIAALQSSVAATQSLESDEGLKLAAKLFQQSAGIFHYLKGNVMMAIQQEITPDISPETLGALSSLMLAQAQEIFVHKAIHDAMKEGIVAKLAAQAEELYADALKLFQKEIFRAFWDKEWVPLIAGKQAGYRAMAEFYQSLVCKNNKLIGEEIARLEHAVELFKAAQQRSNKPNLFQEYANRAQRNLTEVKKDNDFIYHERIPDVKSLEPIGKAPVAKLLPPPGTFSSNFKDLFADLLPVRLHQALSSFEVRRNEVVNAEISLLREMTQVLNSVLVSLNLPAAIEDTSGIDLPQSLLEKAQYVRDAGGIKALETAMQELPSLLQRNKELLDECERMLQEERESDEQLREQFKERWTRIPSTRLTEQFTINLRKYREIINNAVSADKIVREKFESNKDGMEILSLDEGDLINTVPTGSAVQESNAVAQLRKLMKDVETLKTERDAIENELKSVNNDVKETFLSALSEHGAVNESSLAMEHIGKFYGPLQAQVRATESRQEQLITEIQRYHTEFTNEQSGSGGSREAMLCKLAAAYDAFKELKGNLNEGAKFYNDLTQLLVVFQNKISDFCFARKTEKEELLKDLTTNLSHTGPAATPSIPSHHGGTNSGQSQPGTTEQSGTSQLPYPTQFQGGMPVPYGACTTCPYPTYIPPPMPTTYNPYATMPYPAQGNYNPYQNMPPTPYGGYATLPRYGSNHPPPQGHNPF, from the exons ATGGCTGAGCTAATTGCAGTGCCACTGAAGAAACCGTCTGATGTAGATGTCATTAAACCGCTTACAAACGTAATTAAATCAACGTATAATAGTGCAGATAATCAAAAGGATTATACAGAGGCAATAGCTGATTTTAGTAAACTAAGAAACAATGCTTTGTGGAGAGCTTTCGAAAAATATGAAAGTTCTTTGGAGGTTATATACAG TTACTATGATCAGTTGTGTGCTTTGGAGTCCAAAATACCTGCTCATGAATTACAAATACCATTTAAATGGAAGGATGCATTTGATCGTACCATATTTGGAGGAAAACTTAGTTTAA CAATTAGTACATTAGGATATGAGAAAGTGTgtgtattattcaatattgcTGCTTTACAAAGTTCAGTTGCAGCAACTCAATCACTAGAAAGTGATGAAGGACTAAAGTTGGCTGCTAAATTATTCCAg CAATCTGCTGGTATTTTTCATTACCTTAAAGGAAATGTTATGATGGCTATTCAGCAAGAAATAACACCTGATATTAGTCCAGAAACATTAGGTGCATTATCATCTTTAATGTTGGCTCAAGCTCAGGAAATATTTGTACATAAAGCAATCCATGATGCTATGAAAGAGGGAATAGTTGCTAAGTTAGCTGCACAAGCAGAAGAACTATATGCAGATGCATTGAAGCTGTTTCAAAAGGAAATTTTCAGAGCATTTTGGGATAAAGAATGGGTTCCTTTG ATAGCAGGAAAGCAAGCTGGATATCGTGCAATGGCTGAATTTTATCAATCATTAGtatgtaaaaataataaactaatTGGAGAAGAAATTGCCAGACTAGAG CATGCTGTAGAGTTATTTAAAGCGGCGCAGCAACGTTCAAATAAACCTAATTTATTTCAAGAATACGCTAATAGAGCACAAAGGAATCTTACGGAAGTAAAAAaagataatgattttatttatcATGAAAGAATACCTGATGTAAAATCCTTGGAACCTATTGGAAAAGCTCCTGTTGCAAAATTATTACCGCCGCCTGGAACATTTAGTTCGAATTTTAAAG aTTTGTTTGCTGACTTATTACCTGTTAGATTACATCAGGCTTTATCCTCTTTTGAAGTTCGTCGTAATGAAGTAGTTAATGCAGAAATTTCATTACTACGTGAGATGACTCAAGTATTAAATAG tgtCTTAGTAAGTTTAAACCTACCAGCAGCTATTGAAGATACAAGTGGAATCGATTTACCTCAGTCTTTATTGGAAAAAGCTCAATATGTAAGAGATGCAGGTGGTATAAAAGCTTTGGAAACTGCTATGCAAGAATTGCCAAGTCTTTTACAACGAAATAAGGAACTTTTGGATGAG TGTGAGCGAATGCTACAAGAAGAACGTGAATCCGACGAACAATTAAGAGAACAATTCAAAGAGCGTTGGACAAGAATACCTAGTACTCGTTTAACAGAACAATTTACTATTAATTTGCGAAAGTATCgtgaaattattaataatgcTGTATCAGCTGATAAG ATTGTGCGTGAAAAATTCGAAAGTAATAAAGATGGTATGGAAATTTTAAGTTTGGATGAGGGTGATCTTATTAATACTGTTCCTACTGGGTCAGCAGTTCAAGAAAGTAATGCAGTTGCACAACTAAGGAAACTAATGAAAGAT gtTGAAACATTAAAAACAGAACGCGATGCTATAGAAAATGAACTCAAATCGGTTAATAACGATGTAAAAGAAACATTCCTGTCAGCTCTTTCAGAACATGGTGCAGTTAATGAATCGTCCTTAGCTATGGAACATATAGGGAAATTTTATGGACCTTTGCAAGCGCAAGTCAGAGCCACTGAATCTCGGCAAGAACAACTGATTACTGAAATTCAA AGGTATCATACTGAATTTACAAATGAACAATCTGGTAGTGGTGGTTCACGAGAAGCAATGTTATGTAAGCTGGCAGCTGCTTATGACGCTTTTAAAGAATTAAAAGGCAATCTAAACGAAGGAGCTAAATTCTATAATGATTTAACACAG TTACTGGTAGTTTTCCAAAATAAGATATCAGATTTTTGTTTTGCTCGGAAAACTGAGAAAGAAGAACTACTAAAAGATTTAACAACAAATTTGAGTCATACTGGTCCTGCTGCAACTCCCAGCATTCCATCTCACCATGGTG GAACAAACTCAGGACAAAGTCAACCTGGAACAACAGAACAAAGTGGAACGTCGCAATTACCATACCCTACACAATTTCAAGGTGGAATGCCTGTACCATACGGAGCTTGCACAACATGTCCATATCCTACATACATTCCTCCTCCTATGCCTACAACATATAATCCATATGCAACAATGCCTTATCCCGCACAAG GGAATTATAATCCGTATCAAAATATGCCACCTACTCCTTATGGTGGATATGCTACTTTGCCACGATATGGTAGTAACCATCCTCCTCCTCAAGGGCATAATCCTTTTTAA
- the Alix gene encoding programmed cell death 6-interacting protein-like protein AliX isoform X3, whose protein sequence is MAELIAVPLKKPSDVDVIKPLTNVIKSTYNSADNQKDYTEAIADFSKLRNNALWRAFEKYESSLEVIYSYYDQLCALESKIPAHELQIPFKWKDAFDRTIFGGKLSLTISTLGYEKVCVLFNIAALQSSVAATQSLESDEGLKLAAKLFQQSAGIFHYLKGNVMMAIQQEITPDISPETLGALSSLMLAQAQEIFVHKAIHDAMKEGIVAKLAAQAEELYADALKLFQKEIFRAFWDKEWVPLHAVELFKAAQQRSNKPNLFQEYANRAQRNLTEVKKDNDFIYHERIPDVKSLEPIGKAPVAKLLPPPGTFSSNFKDLFADLLPVRLHQALSSFEVRRNEVVNAEISLLREMTQVLNSVLVSLNLPAAIEDTSGIDLPQSLLEKAQYVRDAGGIKALETAMQELPSLLQRNKELLDECERMLQEERESDEQLREQFKERWTRIPSTRLTEQFTINLRKYREIINNAVSADKIVREKFESNKDGMEILSLDEGDLINTVPTGSAVQESNAVAQLRKLMKDVETLKTERDAIENELKSVNNDVKETFLSALSEHGAVNESSLAMEHIGKFYGPLQAQVRATESRQEQLITEIQRYHTEFTNEQSGSGGSREAMLCKLAAAYDAFKELKGNLNEGAKFYNDLTQLLVVFQNKISDFCFARKTEKEELLKDLTTNLSHTGPAATPSIPSHHGGTNSGQSQPGTTEQSGTSQLPYPTQFQGGMPVPYGACTTCPYPTYIPPPMPTTYNPYATMPYPAQGNYNPYQNMPPTPYGGYATLPRYGSNHPPPQGHNPF, encoded by the exons ATGGCTGAGCTAATTGCAGTGCCACTGAAGAAACCGTCTGATGTAGATGTCATTAAACCGCTTACAAACGTAATTAAATCAACGTATAATAGTGCAGATAATCAAAAGGATTATACAGAGGCAATAGCTGATTTTAGTAAACTAAGAAACAATGCTTTGTGGAGAGCTTTCGAAAAATATGAAAGTTCTTTGGAGGTTATATACAG TTACTATGATCAGTTGTGTGCTTTGGAGTCCAAAATACCTGCTCATGAATTACAAATACCATTTAAATGGAAGGATGCATTTGATCGTACCATATTTGGAGGAAAACTTAGTTTAA CAATTAGTACATTAGGATATGAGAAAGTGTgtgtattattcaatattgcTGCTTTACAAAGTTCAGTTGCAGCAACTCAATCACTAGAAAGTGATGAAGGACTAAAGTTGGCTGCTAAATTATTCCAg CAATCTGCTGGTATTTTTCATTACCTTAAAGGAAATGTTATGATGGCTATTCAGCAAGAAATAACACCTGATATTAGTCCAGAAACATTAGGTGCATTATCATCTTTAATGTTGGCTCAAGCTCAGGAAATATTTGTACATAAAGCAATCCATGATGCTATGAAAGAGGGAATAGTTGCTAAGTTAGCTGCACAAGCAGAAGAACTATATGCAGATGCATTGAAGCTGTTTCAAAAGGAAATTTTCAGAGCATTTTGGGATAAAGAATGGGTTCCTTTG CATGCTGTAGAGTTATTTAAAGCGGCGCAGCAACGTTCAAATAAACCTAATTTATTTCAAGAATACGCTAATAGAGCACAAAGGAATCTTACGGAAGTAAAAAaagataatgattttatttatcATGAAAGAATACCTGATGTAAAATCCTTGGAACCTATTGGAAAAGCTCCTGTTGCAAAATTATTACCGCCGCCTGGAACATTTAGTTCGAATTTTAAAG aTTTGTTTGCTGACTTATTACCTGTTAGATTACATCAGGCTTTATCCTCTTTTGAAGTTCGTCGTAATGAAGTAGTTAATGCAGAAATTTCATTACTACGTGAGATGACTCAAGTATTAAATAG tgtCTTAGTAAGTTTAAACCTACCAGCAGCTATTGAAGATACAAGTGGAATCGATTTACCTCAGTCTTTATTGGAAAAAGCTCAATATGTAAGAGATGCAGGTGGTATAAAAGCTTTGGAAACTGCTATGCAAGAATTGCCAAGTCTTTTACAACGAAATAAGGAACTTTTGGATGAG TGTGAGCGAATGCTACAAGAAGAACGTGAATCCGACGAACAATTAAGAGAACAATTCAAAGAGCGTTGGACAAGAATACCTAGTACTCGTTTAACAGAACAATTTACTATTAATTTGCGAAAGTATCgtgaaattattaataatgcTGTATCAGCTGATAAG ATTGTGCGTGAAAAATTCGAAAGTAATAAAGATGGTATGGAAATTTTAAGTTTGGATGAGGGTGATCTTATTAATACTGTTCCTACTGGGTCAGCAGTTCAAGAAAGTAATGCAGTTGCACAACTAAGGAAACTAATGAAAGAT gtTGAAACATTAAAAACAGAACGCGATGCTATAGAAAATGAACTCAAATCGGTTAATAACGATGTAAAAGAAACATTCCTGTCAGCTCTTTCAGAACATGGTGCAGTTAATGAATCGTCCTTAGCTATGGAACATATAGGGAAATTTTATGGACCTTTGCAAGCGCAAGTCAGAGCCACTGAATCTCGGCAAGAACAACTGATTACTGAAATTCAA AGGTATCATACTGAATTTACAAATGAACAATCTGGTAGTGGTGGTTCACGAGAAGCAATGTTATGTAAGCTGGCAGCTGCTTATGACGCTTTTAAAGAATTAAAAGGCAATCTAAACGAAGGAGCTAAATTCTATAATGATTTAACACAG TTACTGGTAGTTTTCCAAAATAAGATATCAGATTTTTGTTTTGCTCGGAAAACTGAGAAAGAAGAACTACTAAAAGATTTAACAACAAATTTGAGTCATACTGGTCCTGCTGCAACTCCCAGCATTCCATCTCACCATGGTG GAACAAACTCAGGACAAAGTCAACCTGGAACAACAGAACAAAGTGGAACGTCGCAATTACCATACCCTACACAATTTCAAGGTGGAATGCCTGTACCATACGGAGCTTGCACAACATGTCCATATCCTACATACATTCCTCCTCCTATGCCTACAACATATAATCCATATGCAACAATGCCTTATCCCGCACAAG GGAATTATAATCCGTATCAAAATATGCCACCTACTCCTTATGGTGGATATGCTACTTTGCCACGATATGGTAGTAACCATCCTCCTCCTCAAGGGCATAATCCTTTTTAA
- the Alix gene encoding programmed cell death 6-interacting protein-like protein AliX isoform X4, producing MLCGELSKNMKVLWRLYTAISTLGYEKVCVLFNIAALQSSVAATQSLESDEGLKLAAKLFQQSAGIFHYLKGNVMMAIQQEITPDISPETLGALSSLMLAQAQEIFVHKAIHDAMKEGIVAKLAAQAEELYADALKLFQKEIFRAFWDKEWVPLIAGKQAGYRAMAEFYQSLVCKNNKLIGEEIARLEHAVELFKAAQQRSNKPNLFQEYANRAQRNLTEVKKDNDFIYHERIPDVKSLEPIGKAPVAKLLPPPGTFSSNFKDLFADLLPVRLHQALSSFEVRRNEVVNAEISLLREMTQVLNSVLVSLNLPAAIEDTSGIDLPQSLLEKAQYVRDAGGIKALETAMQELPSLLQRNKELLDECERMLQEERESDEQLREQFKERWTRIPSTRLTEQFTINLRKYREIINNAVSADKIVREKFESNKDGMEILSLDEGDLINTVPTGSAVQESNAVAQLRKLMKDVETLKTERDAIENELKSVNNDVKETFLSALSEHGAVNESSLAMEHIGKFYGPLQAQVRATESRQEQLITEIQRYHTEFTNEQSGSGGSREAMLCKLAAAYDAFKELKGNLNEGAKFYNDLTQLLVVFQNKISDFCFARKTEKEELLKDLTTNLSHTGPAATPSIPSHHGGTNSGQSQPGTTEQSGTSQLPYPTQFQGGMPVPYGACTTCPYPTYIPPPMPTTYNPYATMPYPAQGNYNPYQNMPPTPYGGYATLPRYGSNHPPPQGHNPF from the exons ATGCTTTGTGGAGAGCTTTCGAAAAATATGAAAGTTCTTTGGAGGTTATATACAG CAATTAGTACATTAGGATATGAGAAAGTGTgtgtattattcaatattgcTGCTTTACAAAGTTCAGTTGCAGCAACTCAATCACTAGAAAGTGATGAAGGACTAAAGTTGGCTGCTAAATTATTCCAg CAATCTGCTGGTATTTTTCATTACCTTAAAGGAAATGTTATGATGGCTATTCAGCAAGAAATAACACCTGATATTAGTCCAGAAACATTAGGTGCATTATCATCTTTAATGTTGGCTCAAGCTCAGGAAATATTTGTACATAAAGCAATCCATGATGCTATGAAAGAGGGAATAGTTGCTAAGTTAGCTGCACAAGCAGAAGAACTATATGCAGATGCATTGAAGCTGTTTCAAAAGGAAATTTTCAGAGCATTTTGGGATAAAGAATGGGTTCCTTTG ATAGCAGGAAAGCAAGCTGGATATCGTGCAATGGCTGAATTTTATCAATCATTAGtatgtaaaaataataaactaatTGGAGAAGAAATTGCCAGACTAGAG CATGCTGTAGAGTTATTTAAAGCGGCGCAGCAACGTTCAAATAAACCTAATTTATTTCAAGAATACGCTAATAGAGCACAAAGGAATCTTACGGAAGTAAAAAaagataatgattttatttatcATGAAAGAATACCTGATGTAAAATCCTTGGAACCTATTGGAAAAGCTCCTGTTGCAAAATTATTACCGCCGCCTGGAACATTTAGTTCGAATTTTAAAG aTTTGTTTGCTGACTTATTACCTGTTAGATTACATCAGGCTTTATCCTCTTTTGAAGTTCGTCGTAATGAAGTAGTTAATGCAGAAATTTCATTACTACGTGAGATGACTCAAGTATTAAATAG tgtCTTAGTAAGTTTAAACCTACCAGCAGCTATTGAAGATACAAGTGGAATCGATTTACCTCAGTCTTTATTGGAAAAAGCTCAATATGTAAGAGATGCAGGTGGTATAAAAGCTTTGGAAACTGCTATGCAAGAATTGCCAAGTCTTTTACAACGAAATAAGGAACTTTTGGATGAG TGTGAGCGAATGCTACAAGAAGAACGTGAATCCGACGAACAATTAAGAGAACAATTCAAAGAGCGTTGGACAAGAATACCTAGTACTCGTTTAACAGAACAATTTACTATTAATTTGCGAAAGTATCgtgaaattattaataatgcTGTATCAGCTGATAAG ATTGTGCGTGAAAAATTCGAAAGTAATAAAGATGGTATGGAAATTTTAAGTTTGGATGAGGGTGATCTTATTAATACTGTTCCTACTGGGTCAGCAGTTCAAGAAAGTAATGCAGTTGCACAACTAAGGAAACTAATGAAAGAT gtTGAAACATTAAAAACAGAACGCGATGCTATAGAAAATGAACTCAAATCGGTTAATAACGATGTAAAAGAAACATTCCTGTCAGCTCTTTCAGAACATGGTGCAGTTAATGAATCGTCCTTAGCTATGGAACATATAGGGAAATTTTATGGACCTTTGCAAGCGCAAGTCAGAGCCACTGAATCTCGGCAAGAACAACTGATTACTGAAATTCAA AGGTATCATACTGAATTTACAAATGAACAATCTGGTAGTGGTGGTTCACGAGAAGCAATGTTATGTAAGCTGGCAGCTGCTTATGACGCTTTTAAAGAATTAAAAGGCAATCTAAACGAAGGAGCTAAATTCTATAATGATTTAACACAG TTACTGGTAGTTTTCCAAAATAAGATATCAGATTTTTGTTTTGCTCGGAAAACTGAGAAAGAAGAACTACTAAAAGATTTAACAACAAATTTGAGTCATACTGGTCCTGCTGCAACTCCCAGCATTCCATCTCACCATGGTG GAACAAACTCAGGACAAAGTCAACCTGGAACAACAGAACAAAGTGGAACGTCGCAATTACCATACCCTACACAATTTCAAGGTGGAATGCCTGTACCATACGGAGCTTGCACAACATGTCCATATCCTACATACATTCCTCCTCCTATGCCTACAACATATAATCCATATGCAACAATGCCTTATCCCGCACAAG GGAATTATAATCCGTATCAAAATATGCCACCTACTCCTTATGGTGGATATGCTACTTTGCCACGATATGGTAGTAACCATCCTCCTCCTCAAGGGCATAATCCTTTTTAA